The following coding sequences lie in one Notolabrus celidotus isolate fNotCel1 chromosome 20, fNotCel1.pri, whole genome shotgun sequence genomic window:
- the mafk gene encoding LOW QUALITY PROTEIN: transcription factor MafK (The sequence of the model RefSeq protein was modified relative to this genomic sequence to represent the inferred CDS: deleted 1 base in 1 codon), which yields MLVHCCCFVVNLVRGYTAARLLDALYQLCQGSSALGNLLRYFLRIPVHRHPRSQSVSSVRFWPVVWMQGMTTHFKTSKALKVKREAGENAPALSDDELVGMSVRELNQHLRGLTKDDVVRLKQRRRTLKNRGYAASCRIKRVTQKEELEKQKIELQHEVDKLAAENASMRLELDALRAKYEALQCFARTVTRGPLSPGKVATTSVITIVKSAHRNNSSPTPFSAPS from the exons ATGTTGgtacattgttgttgttttgtagtTAATTTAGTACGAGGATACACCGCTGCCCGTCTGCTGGACGCGTTATACCAACTGTGTCAAGGATCTTCGGCGCTTGGAAACCTACTTCGCTACTTTTTACGCATTCCGGTCCACAGACACCCGCGTTCACAGAG tGTGTCTTCTGTGAGATTCTGGCCAGTTGTCTGGATGCAGGGAATGACGACTCATTTTAAGACGAGCAAAGCTTTAAAG GTCAAGAGGGAGGCAGGTGAGAATGCCCCGGCACTCAGTGATGATGAGTTGGTGGGCATGTCTGTACGGGAGCTCAACCAGCACCTGCGTGGGCTCACTAAGGATGACGTTGTGCGGTTGAAGCAGCGTCGACGTACCCTGAAGAACCGAGGCTACGCCGCCAGCTGCCGCATCAAACGGGTCACTcagaaggaggagctggagaaacAAAAGATAGAGCTACAGCACGAGGTGGACAAGTTGGCCGCG GAGAACGCCAGCATGAGGTTGGAGCTGGATGCCTTGCGAGCCAAGTACGAGGCCCTGCAGTGTTTTGCCAGGACTGTGACCCGAGGGCCCCTCTCGCCAGGCAAAGTGGCTACCACCAGCGTCATCACCATCGTCAAGTCGGCACACCGCAACAACTCCAGCCCAACGCCTTTCTCAGCTCCCTCCTAG